A region of the Fibrobacter succinogenes genome:
GTCTTTTTGGAGTAAGGCTTGCAATCCCGCCATAAAGTTCCTTTCTATAATTCTTGTTTGTGAATTGGTAATTTCAATTATCTTAAAACGACAAAAAATAGCTTTACGTTTTACACTTTGGAAAATCAAAGCGATAATTATGGGTCCAACCATAAAAGAATATTTTAACCAAATACTGAAAATCTCAACCATATTTTTATTGGTTTATTGCGCAATTCTCTCTTTTGTTTTGCCGGGAATTGTAATGAGTACTCCTTTCAAAGCTTTATTCCAACAACCTGTTGATTCCGAGCTCTACAGAAATCACTATATCCATCCTGATTCTATTCAAATTTCGTCGGAGAACCCTAAAAATCTGATTGTTATTTTACTAGAATCCATGGAAACAAATTTTGCTCAATACACACCGGAAATTAATTCATTGGAAAAAGAGCATACGAATTTTGCACCCGGTGGAGAAAGCGTATCTGGAACTAGTTGGACTATTGCTGGAATTACAGGGAAACTTTGCGGAATACCTTTGAACATGCCTATGGGGATAGGCGAATATTTAGGCAAATTACCCACGTATTTGCCGGGGGCGAAATGTTTAATGAATGTGCTTGCCGACAAAAACTATAATCAAGTTTATATGCAGGGATCTAGTGGCGATTTTACACAAAAGAGGACTTTTTGGACTGTGCACGGGAACGTGGCTGTTCATGATATTGAATATTATAAAGGTGTTGGAAAAATTCCAAATGATTACCATGTTTTTTGGGGATTTGAGGATAGAAAACTTTATCAATTTGCGAGAGAAGAACTGGATAGCTTATATAAGCAAGGAAAACCTTTTGCTTTGTATATGCTTACGATAGACACTCATCAACCTGAAGGCTACGTGGATGGTGCTTGTGAAAAAGAATTCAAGAATGTTGATGGAAAATTGCCAAAGGCCATTCGGTGTTCTTCTAAGCAACTTTATGATTTTATATCATGGGCTAAAGATCAGCCTTGGTATGAAAATACGGTGATTTCTGTTATGGGTGATCATACGATGTCCGTCTTATCAGTAAAAGCAAATGTTCCGCCACAGGATTCTCTTTATTGGACTAATTTTATAATTAATTCTAGCGTTCGAAAGTCGATGAAGCCGCGTCAATATTCTTCTTTAGACATGTTCCCCACGTTGTTAGAGGCGATGGGTTTTGAACTTAAAAGTCGTGGTATTGCTTTGGGGCGTTCGCTTTTTTCGGATAGTCTTACCATGCTGGAACTTTATGGCCGTCAGACTTTAGACAGTTTACTTCGTGAACGAAGTGTTCAGTACGATAAATTCTTGTTTGGGGAAAAATGAAGTATTCTAAAATAATTGCTGCTTTAGGCCTAAATTTTGTTTTATTTGCTGTTTTCGCCGTTTTAGGGGTTTTCCGCTATGGCGCTCTTGACGATTATTTTATGGCTACCGTTTTGACGGGGGCGTATGGTTCTGAGTTCGATCCGCATTTGGTATTTGTCAATGGTGCGCTTGCCTATTGCTTGATGCCGCTCTATTATTTGTTCCCGAGTGTTGGCTGGTTTTATATTTTTCAGATGGCGACCATTTTTGGAGCGTTTACCCTATTTTCTTATTGCTTGATTCGGCAGTTGGGATTTCGCTTGGGAGTGCCTTTGGCAATGTTGCTGAGTGCTGTTGCCATAGAATTTTACGCATCGGTTTCCTTTACGATTTGCGCGCCATTGCTTGCGGCGAGTGGGGCGATTCTGTTTATTAAAGGAAGCATTCGTGAAAAAACGTTGTGGTTAGCTGCTGGCTGTATTTTGTTGATTTTGGGCGCCATGTTGCGTTTTCAGATGTTTCTATTGGTGATTCCGTTTCTGGGAACTTTGCTTTTGTGGGCGCATTTCCCGTTCAAGGCTGTACCGAAAAAAACGTTGAT
Encoded here:
- a CDS encoding sulfatase-like hydrolase/transferase, whose translation is MYNYTFHFLLSLILAALFSVLFCHGFKKRLLAFFTIPVIFYILFYNYDYVLYLGGAAPIAISYFGAVYACLLFLFLASYKNFPLISDGFHDQFRISEIKTTGFFFFNFVLQVFLVLYIQVIPWAIDTFPLSNIEAVLFTLFAGTNEGAEEFVLSSFWSKACNPAIKFLSIILVCELVISIILKRQKIALRFTLWKIKAIIMGPTIKEYFNQILKISTIFLLVYCAILSFVLPGIVMSTPFKALFQQPVDSELYRNHYIHPDSIQISSENPKNLIVILLESMETNFAQYTPEINSLEKEHTNFAPGGESVSGTSWTIAGITGKLCGIPLNMPMGIGEYLGKLPTYLPGAKCLMNVLADKNYNQVYMQGSSGDFTQKRTFWTVHGNVAVHDIEYYKGVGKIPNDYHVFWGFEDRKLYQFAREELDSLYKQGKPFALYMLTIDTHQPEGYVDGACEKEFKNVDGKLPKAIRCSSKQLYDFISWAKDQPWYENTVISVMGDHTMSVLSVKANVPPQDSLYWTNFIINSSVRKSMKPRQYSSLDMFPTLLEAMGFELKSRGIALGRSLFSDSLTMLELYGRQTLDSLLRERSVQYDKFLFGEK